One Arachis hypogaea cultivar Tifrunner chromosome 2, arahy.Tifrunner.gnm2.J5K5, whole genome shotgun sequence genomic window, TAAATTCATGCTCAATCTCAGCTTCAGTAACTGTAGCAGGCAAGTTCCTCACATAGACAGATGTTACTTCACCTGAAAGATtataaatcaaacataaaaaatgtGGACATGGTCAGAAAATATTATAATGTAGTTTCCAAAATGATGTAATAGCAAAGCTAGTAAACTATCATGGAATAGTATAATTTAATTTCTCAAGTTCCTTTGGACCCATGGTCTGCCTAAGCAACCTCTTACCTAGCAGCATTTATCtgttttaaaatattagattttattttgaaaaaaaaaaaaaaagatttcaaTAAGATGAGAAGGATTTATACAAATTTGGGAAAAGGGATCCCCTATACAAAAGctaaacaaaacaaaagattTATCTATAAAGCATAGCTTTTCAATCTCTCAACATGTCTGAGAGGGAAAGGCTTCTATACAGATTATGAGCTTTACACCGAATAGATGCTAGGCATCTAATCCTATCCTATAGAACTCGCTTGTCAAAACATCTGTCAATGGAGGTGTGTGCATCCCTAAACCcttaaaatattagatattagATAACAACTGTCACTCAATGTTGGTAACAAGATCACCAACAAAAAACCTCCACTCAGAGTGTGAACACAAATAATTTCCATCATATATCAGCAAATGAGcgaataaatataaacatataatTCCACCAAATGTGCCAAAAGGAATATAACAACAGTCACCTAAAGTATCCTTACAGTCAGATGCCAAATTGGTGAAAATAACAAACAGTAAAGCAAACAAAGATATACAAAATTAAACCTTCTTCCTCTGCCCCATAGAATTCTTCTGCTAACTCAAACCGTGAATCAGGAATGTATGTAAATGCAGAGTTTGACTGTTGAACAGGCTGTGCTACATGATTTGACTCTGAAGGAGTTGGGGTACTTTTGAAAGACTGCTGTAGAGCAGCAGATGACACAGATCGACCTTTTGCAACTTGTAACTGCACGATTGTTGTAACATAATCAAATTAAGGCAAAATATTGAAGAGGAGGTGAAAGGATTCTAATATTCTACAAATATGGAAAATGTGCTTACTTGTAAGAGAATTTTGCAACCATTTGAGGAAACAGAATAGGAAATTTAAATAAGGATAAATGCACTGATAAACACACACTCACTGTATTAATATGCGAgccttcccccccccccccccccccccaaaaaggGATTTAATCTATAATCCACTGATTAAGTAAAGAAATGACATCacatttgaaattcaatttcctttttctttttaaattacaaGTGGAAAATTTATGTCACTTCTATAACACAATGTAACACTTTGTTTGCTATTAGTGTGCAGTGCTTTAAATGTCCACACTAACAATCCATCCCTCTCCTCCAAAAGGTGATTTTAGTAAATAACCAAATATAATACTTGGACTAAGGGTCAAGTTGGTAATTTTTCTAACAATCAATGAAGGAAAAAGAAGGGGGCGCTAAACAAGAAACATGCTGAAAGAGAAAGAGATACATACAATGGATGCATAAGTCTTCTTGGTAGACTCGTCCAAAGGTTCCTCCCCAAAAGCTATAGGGGATTTGCGGGTGGTATGAGCAAAACTCGGGATTGTAGGGGATGCCTTCTCTGCAGGAGTTTCCTCAACCACAATTTCTGTTTCAAGATCTTGATGTAGCTGCTGCGGCTGCTCTGGAAGGCTATACTTGTCAACCAGGTCATCTTCTACATGAAGTGAATTGATATATTCAGTAGCTTCTTCCACCGGACCATAGTCAGAAGCTGGTAAAAGCAACAAATTCAGGACTCTGAGGCATGCTGTTTCGAAGTTTAACAAAACAGAGGCTTTGCATACTACTTATTATGAAATGGAGGCCATAGTGCTTAAAGTGGACAAAAAGAATGAATACCAAGATTTTTCAGATTTTGTCACAGAAAGCATGCAACTTTTAGAATAACAAAGAAGCATGTTCCCTGTTAGGTAGAGTGGGATTCATACACCAACCAGTGGAATTCATCAGAATTtcacttttttaaaataaaaaatgcttacaccaaaattcaaataatgaaaagaaaaaaaattgaagaagaaccaaagctACCCTTAGACCACTTTTCATTATAGTTATTGCCAGCAAAGCAAACGTGTTATTATTAGTGCCTAACTATGTGGGAAAAATTCGGTTCAAAATCAAATGTCTTTGGAAAAGGATTCAGCAGTCAAATTACCAGGAGGCTCTCCAAGAGAAGTAAGTGGCTTTGCGTCTATCTTTTCGGATGCTACAGATACTGGATTTGAGTATGATACTGATATTCCGTCATCAATGAAATGAAAAATGTCATTAAGCACGAAGTAACCCTTCTCCTGGGGAGCAAGAAAGAATGTTTGGACAAACTTTCGCCTTTTCTTGACATCCCTAATCTTGACAAACCCTGAGACCATTACAAGCACACCTCCGTCCAAAGAATCAAGAGAATTGATAGTCTTGATCTCTATTGTACCAAAATTCAATGATAAAACAAGTTCATGGATTTGCTGTATTGGAGAAAAGTAACTTGATCAACGTTTTGCTAGATAACTTACACCAAGAATCAATTAAgaaaatggaaatggaaattaAGTTCCACTAAGACAACGacgacaacaacaaaaaaaaccaCCACCACCGTCAAGCTTAATCCAATTAGGCATGGTCAGCTACATTATGCCATAATGCGTTATTTCATATTCATTGATTACTCTTCCTCTGTATATAGCTATTGGCTTACACTGCATTTGATCAACTCTCCAGCCTTACTTGGTTTTACATATCTTCTCCACACATGATCAATTACTTAACGCAAACCGACACcaaataccaaaaaataaaataaaataaaataaaaaccttgCTACACTAAATGATTTTGATCTATGCATGGCCAATCGCAACACCAAAGGCAAACCACCAAAAGAGAAACTATTCATGACTACAGTAGGAAAGCTCTTTTTTCTCTAGGGAATGTTGAAGATACATCAATTAAGACTCAAACAAACATAAGATAGGGAACAATCCCTCCATTTTCTGATATCTTGGGGGCCATTAGGAttctcattttctatttttgaaaaaaacaatacaaaaatatctaagatataaatTGAACATGACCACAAACTGTTACAAACACAGCAAAGAAACAtgaatgcaaagaaaacatggattCTTTATCTTAGAACACTTAGGTACCAGCACATTCGAAGCGGTTTCGGTGGAAACTCCATCAACACGGATCATTGTGCTGTTATCTGAGTAGAATTGATGAATCAGATTGGGATGTTGTGGAAGAACCTGATAATACTGTCCAACAAAGTATGAACCCACCTGCATTCACAATTTCACATCAATGCAGtttaaaactaaatataaaaagaTACAGAATCCTTAGAATCAAAGCTGTTTTCAAAACCACAAAAAAAACAATACTAGGAagtgaatttaaattaaaattaataacaaaacaaTATAAAATATAGTAATAATACCTGGGCAGCACTAACACCCAttttcagctcccttaagttcacagcttcttttttttataagaaaaaaaaaagataatgtcGTTTTCTTCGAACTCTTAAACAACACAGTAAACCTCAAATAGAAAAATTGTTACGggattaagaagaagaagaagaagaagaagaagaagaagaagaagaagaagaagaagaaggagtgggtgcagaaaaatacaaaagaactAAGGTTAGGGCAGAAAGCGAAACAACGGAATCTTCAAAATCTGAACGCAAGTGAATCTAATTCTAAAATCTGTAATCAGATCAGAAGAGAGAGAAGTACTGTGAAGAGT contains:
- the LOC112741000 gene encoding nuclear transport factor 2, with translation MGVSAAQVGSYFVGQYYQVLPQHPNLIHQFYSDNSTMIRVDGVSTETASNVLQIHELVLSLNFGTIEIKTINSLDSLDGGVLVMVSGFVKIRDVKKRRKFVQTFFLAPQEKGYFVLNDIFHFIDDGISVSYSNPVSVASEKIDAKPLTSLGEPPASDYGPVEEATEYINSLHVEDDLVDKYSLPEQPQQLHQDLETEIVVEETPAEKASPTIPSFAHTTRKSPIAFGEEPLDESTKKTYASILQVAKGRSVSSAALQQSFKSTPTPSESNHVAQPVQQSNSAFTYIPDSRFELAEEFYGAEEEGEVTSVYVRNLPATVTEAEIEHEFKSFGRIKPNGIFVRVKKEIGVCYAFVEFEDIVGVQNSLQASPIQLAGRQVYIEERRPNNGITARGGRRGRGRSSYPTDALRGRFGGRGLGRGSNHDGADYHRIRGNGFPQRGSQ